GGTGAGGACGCCCTTGATGCGGCGAATGAGCCGGTCCGCGCCGTTTCGGTCCCCGACGGCGGTGCGCTCCCCGGAGGCGGAGATCAGAATGGCCTCGGACTCCAGGATGGTCTCGCCGAAGGTCTCCATGCCGGCGGCCTTGAGAGTGTTGCCGGTCTCGACGACATCGGCGATGGCGTCGGCGACGCCGAGGCTGACCGCGGACTCCACCGCCCCGTCGAGGTGAACCACGTCGACGTCGTCGATCCCCTTCTCCTCCAGCCAGGAGGAGAGCAGCCCGTCATAGGTGGTGGCGACCCGCCTGCCGGTCAGCTGCTCAGCGGAGACGAACTCGCCCTCCGGAGCGGCGAGGCGGAACGATGCCCGGCCGAAGCCCAGCCCCATGGCCTCTTCAGCCCCATGGCCCACTCGCGCATCGGCGAAGAGGTCCCGGCCGGTCAGGCCGAGATCGATGATCCCCTGGCCGACGAACACGGCAACATCCTTGGGACGCAGGTAGAAGAACTCGACCCCGTTGGCCTCGTCGATCAGGCGCAGCTCCTTGCGGTCGCGGCGCTGAAGGTAGCCGGCCTCGGACAGCATGGAC
The sequence above is drawn from the Nesterenkonia populi genome and encodes:
- the hisG gene encoding ATP phosphoribosyltransferase, giving the protein MLRVAVPNKGALSEAAMSMLSEAGYLQRRDRKELRLIDEANGVEFFYLRPKDVAVFVGQGIIDLGLTGRDLFADARVGHGAEEAMGLGFGRASFRLAAPEGEFVSAEQLTGRRVATTYDGLLSSWLEEKGIDDVDVVHLDGAVESAVSLGVADAIADVVETGNTLKAAGMETFGETILESEAILISASGERTAVGDRNGADRLIRRIKGVLTARQYVMMDYDIRREHLEAASRITPGLESPTISPLADENWVAVRSMVPAKQTNQLMDELYDLGARAILVTTIHACRV